From Rhodothermales bacterium, one genomic window encodes:
- a CDS encoding sigma-70 family RNA polymerase sigma factor: MNDSVQARLDRIHRQEHGQILATLVSWLGDFERAEDAVQDALLEALERWPRDGVPDRPGAWLTTVARRKALDRLRRSTPEPVAPELLAAPGGEPGTDEWEEEASYPDERLKLMFTCCHPALPLEQQVALTLHTLGGLTTTEIASAFLVPTATMAQRLVRAKRKIREAGIPFHIPPPHRLAGRIDAVLHVLYLIYTEGYAASAGDALIRGALCEEAIHLCRLLEGHIRAHRPPTELHAEILGLLALMLLSHARRDARLGPEGALIVLDEQDRARWDSRHLAEGLAHFDVAMRFGVAGPYQIQAAIHACHALADPNDASRWGRIATLYEQLLAFTDTPIVRLNRAVAVSLADSPEAGLALLVPLEEALRGYGPYYLARGDMHERAGQKEHALAAYRSAQDLTQNAVERAHVERRVRGLRVQV, encoded by the coding sequence ATGAACGACAGCGTCCAGGCCCGGCTCGACCGGATCCATCGGCAGGAGCATGGCCAGATCCTGGCCACGCTGGTGAGCTGGCTGGGGGATTTCGAGCGGGCCGAGGACGCGGTGCAGGATGCGCTGCTCGAGGCGCTGGAGCGCTGGCCGCGGGATGGGGTGCCGGACCGCCCCGGCGCCTGGCTCACGACGGTGGCGCGACGAAAGGCACTCGACCGGCTTCGGCGATCCACGCCGGAGCCGGTCGCTCCCGAGCTGCTCGCCGCGCCGGGCGGCGAGCCTGGAACGGACGAATGGGAGGAGGAGGCCTCCTATCCGGACGAGCGGCTCAAACTGATGTTCACCTGCTGCCACCCGGCCCTGCCGCTCGAGCAGCAGGTCGCCCTCACCCTCCACACCCTCGGCGGCCTCACGACGACCGAGATCGCCTCCGCCTTTCTGGTGCCGACGGCCACGATGGCGCAGCGGCTGGTGCGGGCCAAGCGCAAGATCCGGGAAGCCGGCATCCCGTTTCACATCCCCCCGCCTCACCGGCTGGCCGGCCGCATCGACGCCGTCCTCCATGTGCTTTATCTGATCTACACCGAAGGCTACGCCGCCTCCGCCGGCGACGCGCTGATCCGCGGCGCGCTGTGCGAGGAAGCGATCCATCTGTGCCGGCTCCTCGAAGGGCACATCCGGGCGCACCGGCCCCCGACGGAGCTGCACGCCGAAATCCTGGGGCTGCTCGCCCTGATGCTGCTCAGCCATGCCCGCCGCGACGCGCGCCTGGGGCCCGAAGGAGCGCTGATCGTGCTCGACGAGCAGGACCGCGCGCGATGGGACAGCCGGCATCTGGCGGAAGGCCTCGCGCATTTCGACGTGGCCATGCGCTTCGGCGTCGCCGGCCCGTATCAGATCCAGGCCGCCATCCATGCCTGTCACGCCCTCGCCGACCCCAACGACGCGTCCCGCTGGGGACGCATCGCGACGCTCTACGAACAACTGCTCGCGTTCACCGACACCCCCATCGTACGGCTCAACCGGGCGGTCGCCGTCTCCCTGGCCGACTCGCCCGAAGCCGGCCTCGCCCTGCTCGTGCCGCTCGAAGAAGCGCTGCGCGGGTACGGCCCCTATTACCTCGCCCGGGGCGACATGCACGAACGGGCCGGGCAAAAAGAACAC
- a CDS encoding YciI family protein, whose amino-acid sequence MKYYLLMYADEKGGASLPKAEMDAWIAKIVAWNEEMRAAGVLVRSEGLMPTSAASTIRVRDGKTLTTHGPFAETKEQLGGFHLIDCPNLDEAIEWAARAPGALFGSVEIRPVWDMKLEDAVEAARDQGFINTK is encoded by the coding sequence ATGAAATACTACCTGCTGATGTACGCCGACGAAAAAGGCGGCGCGTCCCTCCCCAAAGCGGAGATGGATGCCTGGATCGCTAAGATCGTGGCGTGGAACGAGGAGATGAGGGCCGCCGGCGTGCTGGTGCGCTCCGAAGGCCTGATGCCCACATCGGCCGCATCGACGATCCGGGTGCGCGACGGAAAGACGCTGACGACCCATGGCCCGTTCGCCGAGACGAAGGAACAACTCGGCGGCTTCCACCTGATCGACTGCCCGAACCTCGACGAGGCCATCGAATGGGCCGCCAGGGCGCCGGGCGCCCTCTTTGGCTCCGTCGAGATCCGGCCCGTGTGGGATATGAAGCTCGAGGATGCGGTCGAGGCGGCGCGCGACCAGGGCTTCATCAATACGAAATAA
- a CDS encoding DUF6797 domain-containing protein, translating to MHRSLLIPACRSIGAIAALLVFLVCHPAAAQSTRHADLLRSLNDATLKRGEAIYQGACAACHGERGVATLPTARSFGRDALKYGSDPYSMWKTVTEGRGAMAGQTWLTPAERYYVIQYIRETFMATASTPGYAPVTEAYLDGLPRTPLVGAAGAEAEAGAALGLQQWGQTWAQAHPGDYGRVLYAQLAGRTSDALTVAIGHDVHLSYDLLRMEVVAAWTGSLDLSQTKFHQYRGEGKPAVAGKAFAGLETWRWGYRGGFEALDAATSPRAPLPADRLRYTGHYLFEDHTLIAYETMGRSVLERPEAIRENGLTLLAHTLDIGPGDRAERLYVAQLPPASSWRGSVVALDGAADAGASGAAAGHAARVRGADGQLVAAFATGDLDGFRWEVDAQRRIVLHVPASETTRRIRVVRYAGRSWEAFLRTARAARTAPLPDLASMIHGGTARWNQQVVTSGRLDVGQPHYEPAAYTDDDRDAPGKKVVLADDYPYSVDEIGLPYANPWNAWIRPTALDFFPDGRLVLATYLGDIWIASGLDAGLETVRWQRIATGLYEPMGVRVVDGQIYVTARDRIVRLHDLNGDGETDFYESFYADHDVSSFFHSFAFGLQTDAEGNFYYSKAGQYTDNASPGNLMKVSPDGRRAETLATGFRTPNGVTVSPEGRVYVSDNQGNWMPGNKINQIKPGGYYGYVPNIYSSQWSPDGKPSPTGKYPYFMGPDEMEMPATFDEPMVWMPQELDNSPGGGTWSAAAWGPLGNRFIHSSFGKGWLYHVMPQDVGDLTQGAVVPLPFQFETGLQRVRSNPADGQIYTTGLTGWDDGFATKYGALYRVRYNGRAGALLVGARTTSAGVELAFNTAVDAAAAVDVANYEVLRWNYSWQQRYGSEDWSVANPDSTGRDTVQVTGIRRSEDGRTVTVLYDDQQPVDQVRVRFWLRSEAGAVLRETVYLTVHQVPAP from the coding sequence ATGCATCGCTCTCTGTTAATCCCGGCGTGTCGCTCCATCGGGGCGATCGCCGCCCTGCTGGTCTTCCTCGTCTGTCATCCCGCCGCCGCGCAGTCGACCCGCCACGCCGACCTCCTGCGCAGCCTCAACGACGCCACGCTGAAACGCGGCGAGGCCATCTATCAGGGCGCCTGCGCGGCCTGCCATGGCGAGCGGGGCGTCGCCACGTTGCCCACCGCCCGCTCGTTCGGCCGGGATGCGCTCAAATACGGCAGCGATCCCTACAGCATGTGGAAGACGGTGACCGAAGGGCGCGGCGCCATGGCCGGCCAGACGTGGCTCACGCCGGCCGAACGCTACTATGTTATCCAGTATATCCGGGAAACCTTCATGGCGACGGCGAGCACGCCCGGCTATGCCCCGGTCACCGAGGCCTACCTCGACGGCCTCCCGCGGACGCCGCTCGTTGGCGCCGCCGGCGCCGAGGCGGAAGCCGGCGCGGCGCTCGGGCTGCAGCAATGGGGGCAGACCTGGGCGCAGGCGCATCCGGGCGACTACGGCCGCGTGCTCTACGCGCAGCTCGCGGGACGCACGAGCGATGCGCTCACCGTGGCTATCGGGCACGACGTGCATCTCAGCTACGACCTGCTGCGGATGGAGGTCGTGGCGGCCTGGACGGGCTCGCTGGATCTGTCGCAGACCAAGTTTCATCAGTACCGGGGCGAAGGGAAGCCGGCCGTGGCCGGCAAGGCGTTCGCCGGCCTGGAAACCTGGCGCTGGGGCTATCGAGGCGGGTTCGAGGCGCTGGATGCCGCGACCTCGCCGCGCGCGCCGCTGCCGGCCGACCGGCTCCGCTACACCGGGCACTACCTGTTTGAGGACCACACGCTGATCGCCTACGAAACGATGGGCCGCTCCGTCCTCGAACGACCCGAGGCGATCCGGGAGAACGGCCTCACGCTGCTGGCGCATACGCTCGACATCGGTCCCGGCGATCGCGCCGAGCGGCTGTACGTCGCCCAGCTTCCTCCCGCCTCCTCCTGGCGCGGGAGCGTCGTCGCGCTCGACGGGGCGGCCGATGCGGGTGCGAGCGGCGCAGCGGCGGGGCATGCGGCCCGGGTCCGCGGCGCGGACGGGCAGCTGGTGGCCGCGTTCGCTACGGGCGACCTCGACGGGTTCCGGTGGGAAGTGGATGCGCAGCGCCGGATCGTGCTGCACGTGCCCGCCAGTGAAACCACGCGACGGATCCGCGTCGTCCGCTACGCCGGCAGGTCGTGGGAGGCGTTCCTCCGCACGGCCCGCGCGGCCCGGACGGCGCCGCTCCCCGATCTCGCGTCCATGATCCACGGCGGGACGGCCCGGTGGAATCAGCAGGTGGTGACGAGCGGCCGGCTGGACGTGGGGCAGCCGCACTACGAGCCGGCGGCCTATACCGACGACGACCGCGACGCGCCCGGAAAGAAGGTCGTGCTGGCGGATGACTACCCGTATTCGGTCGATGAGATCGGCCTGCCGTATGCCAACCCGTGGAACGCCTGGATTCGACCGACGGCGCTCGACTTTTTCCCCGACGGCCGGCTCGTGCTGGCGACCTACCTCGGGGACATCTGGATCGCCTCGGGCCTCGATGCCGGCCTGGAGACGGTCCGCTGGCAACGCATCGCGACCGGGCTCTACGAGCCGATGGGCGTCCGCGTGGTCGACGGGCAGATCTACGTCACCGCCCGCGACCGCATCGTGCGGCTGCACGATCTCAACGGCGACGGAGAGACCGACTTCTACGAGAGCTTCTACGCCGATCACGACGTGTCGAGCTTCTTCCATTCGTTCGCGTTCGGGCTACAGACCGACGCCGAAGGGAATTTTTACTATTCCAAAGCCGGCCAGTACACCGACAACGCCAGTCCCGGCAACCTGATGAAGGTGTCGCCGGACGGCCGGCGCGCCGAGACCCTCGCCACGGGCTTCCGCACCCCAAACGGGGTCACGGTCTCCCCCGAAGGACGCGTGTATGTGTCCGACAACCAGGGCAACTGGATGCCGGGCAACAAGATCAATCAGATCAAACCCGGCGGATACTACGGCTACGTGCCCAACATCTATTCGAGCCAGTGGAGCCCGGACGGCAAACCGTCGCCCACCGGGAAATACCCGTATTTCATGGGGCCGGATGAGATGGAGATGCCGGCGACGTTCGACGAGCCGATGGTGTGGATGCCGCAGGAGCTGGACAACTCCCCGGGAGGCGGAACCTGGAGCGCGGCGGCGTGGGGACCGCTCGGGAACCGGTTTATCCACTCGAGTTTCGGGAAAGGCTGGCTGTACCATGTGATGCCCCAGGATGTGGGCGATCTCACGCAGGGCGCCGTCGTTCCGCTGCCCTTCCAGTTCGAGACCGGCCTGCAGCGCGTGCGGTCCAACCCCGCCGATGGGCAGATCTACACGACCGGGCTTACGGGGTGGGATGACGGGTTCGCCACGAAATACGGCGCGCTGTACCGGGTCCGGTATAACGGCCGCGCCGGCGCCTTGCTGGTGGGTGCTCGCACGACATCCGCCGGCGTCGAACTCGCCTTCAACACCGCGGTCGATGCCGCCGCCGCGGTCGATGTTGCGAACTACGAGGTGCTGCGTTGGAACTACAGCTGGCAGCAGCGCTACGGCTCGGAGGACTGGTCGGTAGCCAACCCGGACTCCACCGGCCGCGACACCGTTCAGGTGACGGGGATCCGGCGTTCGGAGGATGGGCGGACGGTAACCGTGCTGTACGATGACCAGCAGCCTGTCGACCAGGTGCGCGTCCGTTTCTGGCTGCGCTCGGAAGCCGGCGCCGTGCTGCGCGAGACGGTCTATCTAACGGTTCATCAGGTGCCGGCGCCGTGA
- a CDS encoding serine hydrolase — protein sequence MTSIASRCRLAGLLLALLAGPRFAAAQPAIQAADALIDQYAAAGQFQGVALVAQGDSILLEKGVGEANRDWGIPNGRETRFRVGSITKQFTAAIILQFVEDGRIVLNAPIRAYLPDYPLPQGNLVTIHHLLTHTSGIPNYTDNPDFVRIMRDPYAPDSFYQIFAGLPLEYEPGSRYSYSNSGYFLLGVLIEHVAGQPFERVLQTRLLNPLGLHDTGYDRYDTLNPHRATGYVRSFGQYVPAPYIDTSIPFAAGMMYATARDLHRWTRLLHAGAPFSSPSTLDRMLTPALDDYAYGLAVGAVPVGSDSVRAIRHSGGIFGFSTGLWYVPGDSLTIAVLDNATGNANRLAADLLQALYGQPVEPPRPLLADTLATTIEMRGVDAASALFNRLMRNPDDWDMDEQRMSVLARAYADRKEPKTALKLFEFNTLANPDSWRTWDDLGEAQLLAGDREHASQSYARAYERNPRSMSVSLALEQLGIALPVDSVRLSKEQLERYAGTYLIEGNADERMVLVLRDSRLKIDSGIDQDIALYALTDTRFRSWFFDASMDFEIDDRGRPTRLGYTLRDRPTIWYRRIE from the coding sequence ATGACCTCGATCGCATCCCGCTGCCGGCTTGCAGGGCTCCTGCTCGCCCTGTTAGCAGGGCCTCGTTTCGCGGCGGCCCAGCCAGCCATCCAGGCCGCTGACGCCCTGATCGATCAATACGCGGCAGCCGGGCAGTTTCAGGGCGTCGCGCTCGTGGCGCAGGGCGATTCGATCCTGCTCGAAAAAGGGGTGGGCGAGGCCAACCGGGACTGGGGCATCCCGAACGGACGCGAGACCCGGTTTCGGGTCGGCTCAATCACCAAACAATTCACTGCCGCCATCATCCTGCAGTTCGTGGAAGACGGGCGCATCGTGCTGAATGCACCGATCCGGGCCTATCTGCCGGACTATCCGCTGCCGCAGGGCAATCTGGTCACGATCCATCACCTGCTAACGCACACCTCCGGCATCCCCAACTACACCGACAATCCGGATTTCGTGCGCATCATGCGTGACCCATACGCGCCGGATTCGTTTTACCAGATCTTCGCCGGCCTGCCGCTCGAATATGAACCGGGCAGCCGGTATAGCTACAGCAATTCGGGGTATTTTCTGCTGGGCGTGCTGATCGAGCACGTAGCCGGCCAGCCGTTCGAACGCGTGCTTCAAACGCGCCTTCTGAATCCGCTCGGTCTGCACGACACCGGATACGACCGCTACGACACCCTCAACCCGCACCGGGCAACCGGGTATGTCCGCTCGTTCGGGCAGTACGTCCCGGCGCCCTACATCGACACCAGCATCCCGTTCGCGGCCGGCATGATGTACGCCACGGCGCGCGACCTCCACCGCTGGACCCGCCTCCTGCATGCCGGCGCCCCATTTTCGTCGCCTTCCACCCTCGACCGGATGCTGACCCCTGCGCTCGACGACTATGCCTACGGTCTGGCCGTCGGCGCCGTGCCGGTCGGCAGCGACTCCGTCCGCGCGATCCGGCACAGCGGCGGCATTTTTGGCTTCTCGACCGGGCTCTGGTATGTACCCGGCGATTCCCTCACCATCGCCGTACTCGACAACGCCACCGGAAATGCCAACCGGCTTGCCGCCGATCTTCTGCAAGCCCTTTACGGCCAACCCGTAGAGCCACCCCGCCCGCTACTTGCCGACACCCTGGCCACCACCATCGAAATGCGCGGCGTCGACGCGGCGTCGGCGCTCTTCAATCGCCTGATGCGCAATCCAGACGATTGGGATATGGATGAGCAACGCATGAGTGTCCTCGCCCGCGCCTATGCGGACCGCAAGGAGCCCAAGACGGCCCTGAAACTCTTCGAATTCAACACCTTGGCCAATCCGGATTCGTGGCGCACATGGGACGATCTGGGCGAAGCGCAACTTCTCGCCGGTGATCGCGAACACGCCTCACAGTCGTACGCACGCGCCTACGAGCGAAACCCGAGAAGCATGTCCGTCAGCCTTGCGCTCGAACAATTGGGGATCGCCTTGCCGGTGGACTCCGTCCGGCTTTCGAAAGAACAACTTGAGCGATATGCGGGCACCTACCTGATCGAGGGGAATGCTGACGAACGGATGGTGCTTGTTCTGCGTGACAGCCGCCTCAAGATAGACTCTGGAATCGACCAAGACATTGCACTCTATGCCCTCACAGATACCCGTTTCCGTAGCTGGTTCTTTGACGCCAGCATGGACTTCGAAATCGACGATCGGGGGCGTCCGACCCGGCTCGGGTACACCCTCAGGGACCGTCCGACAATCTGGTATCGCCGCATAGAGTAA
- a CDS encoding NAD-dependent protein deacetylase translates to MLIHKKDTAVEDLIGLLRGRRTLVLTGAGCSTESGIPDYRGPQTRLKARNPIQYRAFLSDPLARARYWARSMAGWPHIASARPHSGHHALARLEEHGRITGVITQNVDRLHQAGGTREVVELHGALEEVICLECGDVTRRETMQQRLLALNPEWDVTATEIAPDGDAEIDYSRYIHFHVPACTCCGGPLKPNVIFFGENVPGDRVERAWRMYDQSDALLVVGSSLAVYSGYRFVLRASKDTLPIGILNLGDSRGDALAHCLVRESFGASMPRIAEGLLAF, encoded by the coding sequence ATGCTTATCCATAAAAAAGATACCGCGGTCGAGGACCTGATCGGGCTTCTTCGCGGCCGGCGTACGCTCGTATTGACGGGCGCCGGCTGCAGCACCGAATCGGGCATTCCCGACTATCGAGGCCCCCAGACCCGCCTCAAGGCGCGGAACCCCATCCAGTACCGCGCCTTCCTGTCGGACCCGCTCGCTCGCGCCCGTTATTGGGCCAGGAGTATGGCCGGCTGGCCGCACATCGCCTCCGCCCGGCCGCATTCCGGGCATCACGCGCTCGCCCGGCTCGAGGAGCACGGACGTATCACGGGCGTCATCACCCAGAACGTCGACCGGCTCCACCAGGCAGGCGGCACGCGTGAGGTCGTGGAACTGCACGGCGCGCTCGAAGAGGTGATCTGCCTCGAATGCGGCGACGTCACGCGCCGCGAAACGATGCAGCAGCGTCTGCTCGCCCTGAATCCGGAATGGGACGTCACGGCAACCGAAATCGCCCCGGACGGCGATGCGGAGATCGACTACAGCCGGTACATCCATTTCCATGTGCCGGCGTGCACCTGCTGTGGTGGTCCGCTGAAACCGAACGTCATCTTTTTTGGCGAAAACGTGCCCGGCGACCGCGTCGAGCGCGCGTGGCGGATGTACGACCAGTCGGATGCCCTCCTCGTCGTCGGGTCGTCGCTGGCGGTGTACTCGGGTTACCGGTTCGTGCTGCGCGCCTCGAAAGACACGTTGCCGATCGGCATCCTGAACCTGGGCGACTCCCGAGGCGACGCGCTCGCGCACTGTCTCGTGCGGGAATCCTTCGGCGCATCGATGCCGCGGATCGCGGAAGGCCTGCTGGCCTTTTAG
- a CDS encoding transposase, with translation MEALGTNRNPTSCVTISPIVRRQKASTTLLLKPRQDGTGRKMPCVLLVHALHWPMPGKVKGITSAKVKTDSADARMLAQLLRNDLRRKAHMISDELRPLRDVLRTRLKLVERSGAAQNSIHRLLEKMNVEQVDDAPELMQLPARCHQGADRALAAADQAAGAFAAGAPGT, from the coding sequence ATGGAAGCGCTCGGTACAAACCGTAACCCGACGTCTTGCGTCACTATTTCGCCGATTGTGCGCCGCCAGAAGGCGAGCACCACATTGTTGTTGAAGCCACGACAGGATGGTACTGGGCGAAAGATGCCCTGCGTGCTGCTCGTTCACGCGCTTCACTGGCCCATGCCAGGCAAAGTGAAAGGCATTACGAGCGCGAAAGTAAAAACGGATTCCGCTGACGCCCGTATGTTAGCTCAGTTGCTTCGCAACGATCTGCGCCGGAAGGCGCATATGATATCAGATGAGCTCAGACCCCTGCGCGACGTGCTGCGCACGCGGCTCAAGCTGGTCGAGCGATCTGGCGCAGCGCAGAATTCGATCCATCGTCTGCTAGAGAAGATGAATGTCGAGCAGGTGGACGACGCTCCTGAGCTGATGCAGCTTCCAGCGCGTTGCCACCAGGGAGCAGATCGTGCTCTTGCAGCAGCAGATCAAGCAGCTGGAGCATTCGCTGCAGGCGCACCTGGTACCTGA
- a CDS encoding AAA family ATPase: protein MDFGFLDFTTLDRRKHFCEEEVRINRRLCARIYRGVTPLSRCDGKLRFGDDGEIVDYAVTMEELDARHFLHTLLEAGALNRSHIDRVVDALVGFYRSDAARADLSRWGTVEALRVNTDENFDQTAVYAGRLVPRAAYEAIQAYTRRFYAERGDVLERRRAEGRIVDGHGDLRLEHIHAGPEGLCIYDAIEFSERLRAVDVASDIGFLAMDLDFNGRHDLARYVTDRIAHALNDPGLRDVIDFYTCYRAYVRAKVESMRSEEPEVPESERAASRDRARRYYRLALRYATLGARPVTVVVMGRIGAGKSTLAGGLGEALAVEVVSSDRIRKEDAGVPLFERSAPDVRQWLYAPGRTEAVYAALRDRAVRRAAEGKSTILDATYGRQDARQALRAALDAAGVPCLFIEVTASDAAIRARLARRSRETGVVSDARLDDFETLAARYEAPAAGECPRLVRVEARDDTEETLAQALMAMVKAA, encoded by the coding sequence GTGGATTTCGGGTTCCTCGACTTCACCACGCTCGATCGGCGCAAACACTTCTGTGAGGAGGAGGTGCGGATCAATCGCCGGCTCTGCGCGCGCATCTACCGAGGCGTCACGCCCCTGTCGCGCTGCGACGGGAAGCTGCGGTTCGGGGACGACGGGGAGATCGTGGACTATGCCGTGACGATGGAGGAACTCGACGCCAGGCATTTCCTGCACACCCTCCTGGAAGCCGGCGCGCTCAACCGCAGCCATATCGACCGGGTGGTGGATGCGCTCGTCGGCTTCTACCGATCCGATGCCGCGCGTGCCGACCTTTCCCGCTGGGGCACCGTCGAGGCGCTGCGCGTCAACACCGACGAGAACTTCGACCAGACCGCCGTCTACGCCGGCCGGCTGGTGCCCCGCGCCGCGTACGAGGCCATACAGGCCTACACCCGGCGGTTCTACGCCGAACGGGGCGACGTGCTGGAACGCCGGCGTGCCGAGGGACGCATCGTCGACGGCCACGGCGACCTGCGGCTCGAACACATCCACGCCGGCCCGGAAGGCCTGTGCATCTACGACGCCATCGAATTCAGCGAACGCCTCCGGGCGGTGGATGTCGCCAGCGACATCGGGTTCCTGGCGATGGACCTCGACTTCAACGGCCGGCACGATCTGGCGCGGTATGTCACGGATCGCATCGCGCACGCCCTGAACGACCCCGGACTCCGCGACGTGATCGATTTTTACACCTGTTACCGCGCCTACGTACGCGCCAAGGTGGAAAGCATGCGCAGCGAGGAGCCCGAGGTGCCGGAGTCTGAACGCGCCGCGAGCCGGGACCGGGCCCGGCGCTACTACCGGCTCGCGCTCCGGTACGCCACGCTCGGCGCGCGGCCGGTGACTGTCGTCGTGATGGGCCGTATCGGCGCCGGAAAGAGCACCCTGGCCGGGGGGCTGGGGGAGGCGCTGGCGGTCGAGGTCGTTTCCTCGGATCGCATCCGGAAAGAGGACGCCGGCGTACCGCTGTTCGAGCGCAGCGCACCCGACGTGCGTCAGTGGCTGTACGCGCCCGGACGCACCGAGGCGGTCTATGCCGCGCTCCGCGACCGGGCGGTGCGGCGGGCCGCCGAGGGGAAGAGCACGATCCTCGACGCCACCTACGGCCGGCAGGATGCGCGCCAGGCCTTGCGAGCGGCGCTCGACGCCGCCGGCGTGCCCTGCCTGTTCATCGAGGTCACCGCCTCCGATGCGGCCATCCGCGCGCGGCTCGCGCGGCGAAGCCGCGAGACCGGCGTGGTGTCGGACGCCCGCCTGGATGACTTCGAGACGCTCGCCGCGCGCTATGAAGCGCCGGCGGCCGGCGAATGCCCCCGGCTGGTTCGGGTGGAGGCGCGGGACGACACGGAGGAGACGCTGGCGCAAGCGCTGATGGCGATGGTGAAGGCTGCGTAG